From a single Arachis hypogaea cultivar Tifrunner chromosome 3, arahy.Tifrunner.gnm2.J5K5, whole genome shotgun sequence genomic region:
- the LOC112789736 gene encoding diacylglycerol kinase 5-like, giving the protein MSSKDSNLLNNFKIPDYILVPESKTQSIEVGNDHDSVPKSPVLVFINSRSGGQLGGELLKTYRTLLNEKQVFDLGENAPDKVLHSIYAKLENLKVQGDQFAMKIMERLKLIVAGGDGTAGWLLGVVCDLKLSHPPPIATVPLGTGNNLPFAFGWGKKNPGTDQNSVEQFLDQVMKAKEMTIDNWHIVMRMRAPKEGSCDPIPPLELPHSLHAFQRVSAGDELNVEGYHTFRGGFWNYFSMGMDAQVSYAFHSERKMNPEKFKNQLVNQSTYAKLGCSQGWFFASLFHPADRNIAQLAKVKIIRRRGKWEDLPIPPYIRSIVCLNLPSFSGGLNPWGTPNQKKLEQRDLTPPFVDDGLLEVVGFRDAWHGLVLLAPKGHGTRLAQAHRIRFEFHKGTADHTFMRIDGEPWKQPLPVDDDTVVVEISHHGQVNMLATETCKSTSVNDPLSPRHTDDAEEDDSDEDEHSTGEEFRKFGAADTFRIPDDVDISHLS; this is encoded by the exons ATGTCTTCAAAAGACTCAAACTTGTTGAACAATTTTAAGATTCCGGATTACATTCTCGTCCCGGAATCCAAAACTCAAAGCATTGAGGTCGGTAACGATCATGATTCGGTGCCAAAGTCTCCGGTTCTTGTTTTTATTAACTCCAGGAGCGGTGGACAACTCGGAGGGGAACTCTTGAAAACATATAGAACTCTTCTTAACGAGAAACAG GTTTTTGATTTGGGGGAAAATGCTCCTGATAAGGTGCTGCATTCAATCTATGCTAAGTTGGAAAATCTCAAGGTCCAGGGTGATCAATTTGCCATGAAGATTATGGAGAGGCTGAAGTTAATT GTTGCAGGAGGTGATGGAACAGCAGGGTGGTTACTTGGAGTTGTTTGTGATCTCAAGTTATCTCATCCACCACCAATAGCCACAGTTCCCTTGGGCACAGGGAATAATCTTCCTTTTGCATTTGGTTGG GGGAAGAAGAACCCTGGGACGGATCAAAACTCAGTTGAGCAATTTTTAGATCAAGTCATGAAGGCTAAGGAAATGACAATAGACAA CTGGCATATCGTCATGAGAATGAGAGCTCCTAAAGAAGGTTCCTGTGATCCAATTCCGCCGCTCGAGTTACCGCATTCTTTGCATGCATTCCAGCGTGTATCTGCGGGAGATGAACTTAATGTG GAAGGTTACCACACTTTCCGTGGAGGGTTTTGGAATTACTTTAGCATGG GCATGGATGCTCAAGTGTCCTATGCATTTCATTCTGAACGAAAGATGAATCCTGAAAAATTCAAGAACCAGTTGGTTAATCAG AGTACTTATGCTAAGCTTGGATGCTCACAAGGATGGTTTTTTGCTTCCTTATTCCATCCTGCTGACAG GAACATAGCGCAACTTGCGAAAGTAAAAATAATCCGAAGGCGTGGTAAATGGGAAGACCTACCTATACCTCCCTA CATCAGGTCAATTGTGTGTCTTAACTTGCCCAGTTTTTCTGGTGGATTGAATCCATGGGGTACACCGAATCAGAAAAAGCTTGAACAG AGAGATTTGACACCACCATTTGTGGATGATGGCCTTTTAGAGGTTGTTGGTTTTAGAGATGCATGGCATGGCCTTGTTTTGCTTGCTCCAAAAGGACATGGAACTCGTCTTGCTCAG GCGCATAGAATCAGGTTTGAGTTCCACAAAGGCACAGCAGATCACACATTCATGAGGATCGATGGGGAGCCGTGGAAGCAACCTCTCCCAGTCGATGATGACACCGTTGTGGTGGAGATTTCTCACCATGGCCAGGTTAACATGCTTGCCACTGAAACGTGCAAGTCTACGAGTGTGAATGATCCTTTATCACCGCGCCACACTGATGATGCGGAGGAAGATGACAGTGACGAGGATGAACACTCTACAGGAGAGGAGTTTCGGAAGTTTGGTGCAGCAGACACATTTAGAATTCCAGATGATGTTGATATTTCTCATCTTAGTTAG
- the LOC112789737 gene encoding protein THYLAKOID FORMATION1, chloroplastic, whose protein sequence is MAAVTSSFSLSTLSQCSQRKNLSFSSSTRFLGTNSDSFRLGPNFSLLYVAVRASDSASRVVVRCSSSLSDIPTVSETKLGFLKAYKRPIPSIYNSVLQELIVQHHLMRYKRSYQYDPVFALGFVTVYDQLMEGYPSDEDRDAIFQAYINALKEDPEQYRADAQKLEEWARAQNSTSLIEFSSREGEVEGILKDIAERAGAKGNFSYSRFFAIGLFRLLELANAMEPTILEKLCAALNVDKRSVDRDLDVYRNLLSKLVQAKELLREYVDREKKKREERSEPQKANEAITKCLGQQQISALK, encoded by the exons ATGGCCGCTGttacttcttctttctctctctctactcTTTCACAGTGCTCGCAGAGGAAGAAcctttccttctcttcttctactcgtTTTTTGGGAACCAATTCCGATTCTTTCCGATTGGGACCGAATTTCTCGCTACTATATGTTGCCGTTCGAGCTTCCGATTCCGCTTCCAGAGTGGTTGTTCGGTGTTCCTCTTCCCTCTCAG ATATTCCAACTGTTTCGGAGACAAAGTTAGGTTTCCTTAAAGCCTATAAACGACCAATCCCTAGTATCTACAACAGTGTGTTGCAGGAGCTGATTGTCCAGCATCATTTGATGAGATACAAGAGATCATACCAGTATGACCCTGTATTTGCTCTTGGCTTTGTCACTGTATATGATCAACTCATGGAAGGGTATCCTAGTGATGAGGATCGGGATGCTATCTTCCAGGCATACATTAATGCATTGAAGGAAGATCCAGAACAATACAG AGCAGATGCACAGAAGTTGGAAGAATGGGCACGGGCTCAAAACTCAACCTCCCTGATTGAGTTTTCATCCAGAGAAGGAGAAGTTGAGGGAATATTAAAGGATATTGCAGAAAGAGCTGGTGCAAAGGGGAATTTTAGCTATAGTCGCTTCTTTGCAATTGGCCTCTTTCGCCTTCTTGAATTGGCAAATGCAATGGAACCAACAATTTTGGAAAAG CTTTGTGCAGCTTTAAATGTTGACAAAAGAAGTGTTGATCGGGACTTGGATGTGTATCGCAATCTACTTTCTAAGTTGGTTCAAGCTAAAGAGCTGCTAAGGGAATATGTTGACAG ggagaagaagaaaagagaagaaaggtcTGAACCACAAAAGGCAAATGAGGCCATCACAAAATGTTTGGGACAACAGCAAATTTCTGCCCTGAAGtaa